The DNA region TATGGTAGGCGGAGAGCATACGTTCCATTGGAAGCTTACAGCCAATCACAGCACGAATACATGGGATTATTATATTACGAAAAAAGACTGGGACCCCGATTCCCCTTTAAAACGGGCGGATCTTGAGTTGTTCTGCCGCTATATCGATGACGGCGCGATTCCGCCAATCGACGTTTATAACGATTGCTTTGTGCCGAACGACCGGGAAGGCTACCACGTCATCGTGGCCGTTTGGGATATCGCCGATACCCCAAATGCCTTCTATCAGGTGATGGATGTGAACCTCAGCATCAATCCGTCGGCGCCCACCACGCCCGAGCCCGGTTTCCCGGGAGACCCTAACCGTTTCGGAAAGTACCTCATCTGGAATCCGATCAGGGTCTATAACGAAGGTGAAATCGTTGTGCATAACGGGCAATTCTGGCAAGCCCTGTGGTGGACACGAGGACAGGAACCGGGAACAACCGGAGAATGGGGTCCGTGGAAGCTGATCGGCGACGTGCCGCCCGACGAGGAAAGCAGCGCGGGATCGGACAGCGTGTAAGAGCGCATCCTGCAAGAGCCAGAGGGGAACTCCCTCTGGCTCTTTGATTCGGTTATTTTTTCAAATGATACGGAACCGTGGCGACGATGACATCTCTCCGGTAAAGCAGATGCGCGCGAATCAACAGGCTCGATTGGTTGTGCAGGATATTGTGCCATCCTTTTTTCGGAATAAATTGCGGGATGACCACAGTCACCTGATAATTTGCTTCGTGCGCCTTTTTTTGCACCGTATCCACGAACTTAATCAACGGGTGAATTATGCTTCGATACGGAGAGTACAATGTCACCAATCTAACGTCCGGCTGCCATTTTTTCCACTTCTCT from Paenibacillus macerans includes:
- a CDS encoding lytic polysaccharide monooxygenase encodes the protein MTARTFVYRHKSLMKWFVASAGTLFLMLAGSFVFADSASAHGYLTDSRAHLCSIGQNSDCGPVKWEPFSVEGRGDFPEFGVPDGQIASGGKFFELDEQTADRWTKVDMVGGEHTFHWKLTANHSTNTWDYYITKKDWDPDSPLKRADLELFCRYIDDGAIPPIDVYNDCFVPNDREGYHVIVAVWDIADTPNAFYQVMDVNLSINPSAPTTPEPGFPGDPNRFGKYLIWNPIRVYNEGEIVVHNGQFWQALWWTRGQEPGTTGEWGPWKLIGDVPPDEESSAGSDSV